Within Kutzneria chonburiensis, the genomic segment CCCGTTGCTCAGCACTCGATGACGTTGACCGCGAGGCCGCCGCGGGCCGTCTCCTTGTACTTGTCCTTCATGTCACGGCCGGTGTCGCGCATGGTCTTGATGACCTTGTCGAGGGAGACGAAGTGGGCGCCGTCGCCGCGCAAGGCCATGCGGGCGGCGGTGATGGCCTTGATGGAGGCGAGGGCGTTGCGCTCGATGCACGGGATCTGCACGAGGCCGCCGATGGGGTCGCAGGTGAGCCCGAGGTTGTGCTCCATGGCGATCTCGGCGGCGTTCTCGACCTGCTCGGGAGTGCCGCCGAGCACCTCGGCGAGACCGGCGGCGGCCATGGAGCAGGCGGAGCCGACCTCGCCCTGGCAACCGACCTCGGCGCCGGAGATGGAGGCGTTCTCCTTGAACAAGACGCCGATGGCGCCGGCGGTGAGGAGGAAACGCACGACGCCGTCGTCGGAAGCGCCGGGGACGAAGCGGGAGTAGTAGTGCAGCACGGCGGGGACGATGCCGGCGGCGCCGTTGGTGGGGGCGGTGACGACGCGACCGCCGGCGGCGTTCTCCTCGTTGACGGCGAGGGCGAAGAGGGTGACCCAATCCATGACCCGAAGGGGATCGGTGGCGAAGTGCTCGGCGGCGAGGGTCCGGCGAAGGTCAGCGGCCCGGCGACGGACCTTGAGACCGCCGGGCAGGGTGCCCTCGACGGTGCAGCCCCGCTCGACGCACTCCTGCATGACGTGCCAGATGTGCAGCAGACCCGAGCGAACCTCGGCCTCGGAACGCCAGGACTGCTCGTTCGACAGCATGACATCGCTGATGGAGAGCCCGGATTCCCTTGTACGGGCGAGGAGTTCGTCGCCCGAAAGGAAAGGATGGGGCAACGGGGTGGAGTCCTGCTTGATCCGGTCGGTCCCGGTGGCGGTCTCGTCGACGATGAAGCCGCCGCCCACCGAGTAGTAGACGGCGGAGTCGAGCGAAGCACCGTCGGCATCAACAGCGGCGAAGCTCATGCCGTTGGGGTGCAAGGGAAGCTGCTTGCGACGGTGCATGACGAGGTCGGTGTCCTCGACGAACTCGATCTCCCGGGAACCACCCAACACCAGCCGGGACGACGCGCGGATGCCGGCCACGCGGTCGTCGGCGTCGGTGGGGTCGCAGAGCTCGGGCTGGGAACCCTCAAGACCGAGCATGACGGCCTTGGGGCTGCCGTGACCATGACCCGTCGCGCCGAGGGAGCCGAAGAGCTCGACGTGCACCCGGGCGACCGAGTCGAACACCCCACCGGCCCGGAGGCGGGAGACGAACATCGAGGCGGCGCGCATCGGCCCGACGGTGTGCGAGCTCGAGGGACCGATCCCCACCGAGAAGAGATCGAAAACGCTGATGGCCATCACGGACTCCAGGGCATGGGAGAAGCAGGCGGAAGGCTCCCCCTCTGTCATGGGACCTGAGAGCTTCGCCGTCACGACCGCGACGGCTTGCACCGTGGGTGGCATGCACGACCGCGCACGCTGCTTTCCAGAGTTGCCTCGCCCGGCCGGTCTGGTTGCCTGAGAGTGTGCGGGGAGGCTTGCTCCTTCGGCGCCCCGAGAAATCCGAGGGCTCTCCCGACCGGGCTGTGTGCCGAAGGCACGCGGCCTGTGTGGAATTGTTGGCTCTCACTGTAAACGAACCGGGGAGCGGCTGATGAGGTTCGGGGCGAACTACACGCCGAGCAAGCACTGGTGGCACACCTGGCTGGACTTCGAGCCGGACTCGATCCGCCGCGACCTGGACCAGCTGGCCGGCCTCGGCCTCGACCACGTGCGGATCTTCCCGATCTGGTCGGTCTTCCAGCCCAACCGCGGCGTGGTCCGGGAGAAGGCGGTGGAGCAGCTGCTGGACATGGTCCGGCTCGCCGCCGACGCGGGCCTGGACGTCACGGTGGACGGCATCCAGGGCCACCTGTCGAGCTTCGACTTCTACCCCTCCTGGACCCAGACCTGGCACCACCGCAACGTCTTCACCGATCCCGACGTACTCGAGGGCCAGGCGCTGCTGCTGCGCACGCTGGCGACGGCGCTGCGCCCGGAGCCGAACTTCCTGGGCATGACGCTGGGCAACGAGATGAACAATCTCGTGGCCCACAACCCGTGCACGCCGGCCGAGGTGGATTTCTGGCTGGACCAGCTGCTGGCCACGGTCGACGAGGCCGACCCGGACCATCCGCACTGCCATTCGGCCTTCGACGACGCCTGGTACGTCGATGATCACCCGTTCACCCCGCTGGCCAGCGCGACCAAGGGCGCCATGACCACGGTCCACCCCTGGGTGTTCACGCTGAACGCGGCCCGTCGTTACGGTCCGCAGTCGACGGAGATCCATCACCTGGCCGAGTACGGCACCGAGCTGGCCCGTGCCTACGGCACGCCCGACCGGGTGATCTGGGTGCAGGAGGTGGGCGCGCCGGCCCCGCACATCCCGGTGGAGCACGCCGTGGAGTACGCGGAGCAAACGATTGGCAACGTCGCTACCTGCAAGAACGTCTGGGGCCTCACCTGGTGGTGCTCGCACGACGTGAACCGCAGGTTCATCGACTACCCGGAGCTGGAGTACGGCCTGGGCCTGTTCGACGCGGACGGCAACGCGAAGCCGCTGGCCAAGGCCGTGGCCAACGCCGTGCACGCAGAGTTGCCGAAGCCGGTGGAGCGCACGACGGCGCTGTTCTTCGACGGCAAGCGGAGCTCCTCGGGCCCGGGCGGGGCGTTCTTCGAGGCCTGGATGCGGCACGCCAAGGAGGGCCGACGGCTGGCGGTGGTGATGGAGACGACACCGGAGTATCTGAGCGCCCGGGGCATCACCGAGGTCCTGACGGTCTGAGCGCGGTTGCCGATGGCGGCCCCGGTGAGACGATGGCGCGATGGTGACCGTGCAGGGTGTCGTCGACCGGGTGGGGCCGACGATGCTGCGCGCCGTGCACGCGGCGGCGGCGCCGCAGAGCGTGACGGACGTGGTGATCGCGGAGCCGGGGCGGCGGAACGTGATCGCGGCGGGGGATCTCGTGCTGGGGGTGGCGGTCGGCGGCCGCAAAGACGCGGTGGACCTGATCAAGCACTCGAAGGGCGCGGCGGGGGTGCTGCTGAAGCAGCCGCAAGCCGGTGACAAAGAGGTGCTCGACGCGGCCGGCCAAGCAGAGATAGCGATCGTCGAAGTACGGCAGGAAGCGGCCTGGGCGCAGCTGGTCTGGCTGCTCAGGGCGGTGCTGGACGCGGCGGCGGACGACGAGTCGGACGGCGAGGTCGAACAGTTCGGCGACCTGTTCCGGCTGGCCGACGCGGTGGCGGCGGTGATCGACGCGCCGGTGACGATCGAGGACGCGAACTCCCGCGTGCTGGCCTACTCGACCCGGCAGGACCGCACGGACCCGGCCCGGGTCTCGACGATCATGGGCCGCCGGGTGCCGGACGACGTGCTGGCCCGGTTCCGCAGCCGGGGGTGTTCCGGCAGCTCAGCAAGGGCCGCTCGGTGATCTTCGTGCCGGCCCAGCGGGACGGCACGCTGCCCCGGCTGATCGTGCCGATCCGAATGGGCGGCGAACTGCTGGGCTCGATGTGGGCGGTGGTCGACGGCGAGGTCAGCGACGAGCGCTCGGCGGCGTTCGCCGACACGGGACCGGTCGTGGCGCTGCACCTGCTGCGCCGCCGGGCCCGGGTCGACGCGGAGCGGATGCGGTCGGCGGAGCTGGTACGGGCGGTGCTGTCCGGCACGACCGGCAGCCGGGCCGCGGCGGCCGAGCTGGGCCTGGAGGAGCAGCCGCACCGGGTGGTGGCGATCGACGCGGCCAGTGAGGACGCGGCCGACGCCGAAGGCGTACGGCTGGCGCTGTGGGAGCGGATGACCCGGGGCGTGGGTCGCCGGCCGGCGGTCGCGGATCTGCACGGAGTGCTCTACGCCGTGGTGCCGGACAAGGGCTGGACCCAGTTGCGAGCGGTCCTCGCGACCGGCGGGCCGCTGGTCGCCGCGGGTAGCGCGGTGGACCTCAACGACCTGTCGCTGTCCCGGTCCCAGGCTGACGAAACGTTGGCACTGCTGCGAACCGGACTCACCGACCAACGGCTGGCCGGCTATGAGGAGGTGTGGTCCTCGCTCGTGCTGCACCGCGTCGCCGCGGCGTCGAAGGCCTCCGGCGTGGCCGAACTGGGCCCGCTCAACGACCTCAAGGACATGGACCTGGACACGCTGTACCAGTGGCTGCGCCATCCCGGCGACCCACGCGAGGCCAGCCGCGCGCTGCGGATCCACCCGAACACCTTCCGGTACCGGATGAAGAAGATCGGCGAAGTGGTCGACCTGGACGACCCCGATGTCCGGCTGGCCCTGCTGACGCAGCTGGTCACGTTGAAGTGGGCGTGAAAGCCGCTCGGTAGGACTGTGGGCTGGTGCCGACGATGCGCTTGAAGTGCTCACGAAACGCTGTCGGAGAACCGAATCCGCACCGAACGGCGATGCGTTCCACCGGTTCGTCGGTGGCCTCCAACAGGTGCTGCGCCCGCCGGACGCGAGCGCGGTGCAGCCAGCGCAGCGGCGAAGTCCCGGTCTGCTCCCGAAAACGCCGGTTCAACGTGCGAGTGCTCATGCCGGCCTGGGCGGCGATCTCGTCCAGCGTCAGCTCCCGGACGGAGTTCTCCTCCAGCCACACCAACAACTTCTCCAGTTCGGCGCCCCGCGGCACCGGCGGCAGGTCGTGCACGATGAACTGCGCCTGCCCACCCTCGCGTTCCAGTGGCATCACGGCGATCCGCGCGGCGTCGGCGGCCACCGCGGAGCCGTGGTCGCGGCGGATGATGTGCAGGCAGAGATCGAGACCGGCGGCCGCGCCGGCCGAGGTCAGGAACTGGCCGTTGTCGACGTACAGCACATCCGGATCGACGTCGATCAACGGATAGCGCGCGGCCAGCTCGGCGGCCGCGGCCCAATGAGTGGTGGCGCGCAACCCGTCCAGCAAGCCGGTGGCGGCCAGGATGAAGGCACCGGTGCAGATCGACGCCAGCCGAGCGCCGCGAGAAGCCGCTGCCACCAAGGCATCGACAACCGAACTCGGCACGTCGAACTCCGTGCAGCCCGGCAGCACGATGGTGTCGGCAGTCGCCAGCGCTTCCAGGCCGTGCGGGGCGGTCAGCGTGAACAGGCCGGCGGAGATCTCCGGCGACGGCGCGCAGACCAGAACCCGGTAGCCGGGCGTGCGCCGGAACGCCTCGATCGGCGTGGCCAGGTCGAACGGTATGACGTCCGGCAGGGCCAGCACGGCGACGGTGTGCATGCCGCCCACGGTAGCTGGCCGGAATCCGTTGGTACCTGGCGATCCAGCCACTGTCTCAGCAGGCGAATGATGGGGCTGAATGAGTGAAGTAGCTCAGAGGGAGGACCCACCCGCCGTGACGAAGATCCTGCTGACCATCCACATCCTCGCCGTGATCATCGCCATCGGGCCGGTCGCGGTGGCCGCCAGCATGTTCCCTCCCACCGCCCGCAAGGCCCTGGCCAGCGGAAACGACGCGGACATGGCCACGCTGCGGCTGCTCAACCGGATCTGCAAGGTCTACGCCCTTGTCGCCATCGCGGTGCCGGTGTTCGGCTTCGCCGTCGCCGGCATCCTGCACGTCACCGGCGATCTGTGGATCATCGTCTCGATCGTGCTGACCGGCCTCGCCGCCCTGGTGCTGGGCCTGCTGGTGCTGCCGTACCAACAGCGCGTGCTGGACGGCAAGCCGACGCCGACCGCCCAGCTGGCCATGTACACCGGCCTGTTCAACCTGCTGTGGGCCGTGGTCACGGTCGTGATGATCTTCCGCCCGGGGTCCTCGCTGGCCGGCTGACAAAGGTCTAGACCTTGACGCCTATTGTGCTCCCAGCACAACGAGAAGACCGTTTGATACTTCCGGGCGCACGATGACACCCCGGTTGGCGTAGCCCACCGTGGTAAGCGACACACCAACAAGCCGTGCGCCCGGAAAGGACCGAACATCGTGCGGATCGCCGTCCCCCGCGAGATCAAGAACCACGAGTACCGCGTCGCGCTGACCCCGGCCGGGGCGCACGAGCTGGTCACCCGTGGCCACGACGTGTTCGTGCAGGCCGGCGCGGGCGCCGGCTCGTCCATCCCGGACGAGGACTACCTGGCCGCCGGGGCCAAGGTGCTGGCGACGGCCGACGACGTGTGGGCCGAGGGCGAGCTGGTGCTCAAGGTCAAGGAGCCGATCGCCGCGGAGTACCCCAAGCTGCGCGCCGGCCAGACCCTGTTCACCTACCTGCACCTGGCGGCCGACCGCCCGCTGACCGACGCGCTGATCGCGTCCGGCAACACCGCGATCGCGTACGAGACCGTGCAGACCGCGAACGGCGCGCTGCCGCTGCTGGCCCCGATGTCCGAGGTCGCCGGCCGGCTGTCCGCGCAGGTCGGCGCCTACTCCCTGATGCGTCCCTCCGGCGGCCGCGGCGTGCTGCCCGGCGGCGTGCCCGGCGTCCGGCCGGCCCGCGTCGTCGTGCTCGGCGGCGGTGTCGCCGGCGTGAACGCGGCGACGATCGCCGCCGGCATGGGCTCCGACGTGGAGATCCTGGACACCAATGTGGACCGGCTGCGCCAGATCGACCACGAGTTCCACGGCCGGATCCGCACCGTCACCTCCAACCGCTACGCGCTGGAGCAGGCCGTGCTCGAGGCCGACCTGGTGATCGGCGCGGTGCTGGTGGCCGGCGCGAAGGCGCCCAAGCTGGTCAGCAACGAGCTGGTGTCGCGGATGAAGCCGGGCTCGGTGCTGGTCGACATCTCCATCGACCAGGGTGGCTGCTTCGAGGACTCGCGGCCGACCACGCACGACGACCCGACCTACACCGTGCACAACTCGGTGTTCTACTGCGTGGCCAACATGCCGGGCGCGGTGCCGAACACCTCCACCTACGCGCTGACCAACGTGACCCTGCCGTACGCGGTCGCGCTGGCCGACAAGGGCTGGGAGCAGGCGCTGCGCGACGACAAGGCGCTGGCGCTCGGCCTGAACGTGCACGACGGCAAGCTGGTCAACGAGCCCGTCGCGGTGGCGCACGGGCTCTCGCACACCCCGCTGAGCGACGTGGTCACCATCTGAGCCAAGCTCGGCATTCCGGGAACAGGCCGGTCGCGCGAACAGCGCGGCCGGCCTGTCGTCTGTTGATGGACTGTTGAAAGACCCCTCACATCGTCTGTTCCCATCTGAGCGTTACACGTCTAGCGTCGGTGACCACTTGGGCGCGAACCCTGCCTCGAACCAAGGAGTCACCACATGTCACGACGCTTGCGCGCACTCGCACTGGCCGCGGCGCCCCTGCCGCTACTGGCCGCGGCGGCCATGGCCGGCACCGCCGCCGCGCAGACCGCGCCGCTCGTCTCCGTTCCCGGCAACGTTTCCCCGGCGCTGGCCCACAGCCAGCGGGACGGCGCGGTCGACGCCGCCAGCAAGATGTCGGTTTCGGTCGCCCTGAAACTGCGCAACAGCAGCGAACTGGACAAATTCATCGCTGACGTGAGCAATCCTCGCTCGCCGCAGCACGGCAAGTTCCTCACGCCGCAACAGTTCAACGACCGGTTCGCGCCGACGCAGTCCACCGTGGACAGCGTGGCCGACTTCCTGCGCGGGCAGGGACTGACCGTGAGCAAGGTCAGCGCCAACCGCCAGATCGTGACCGCCGACGGCACCGCCGCCCAGCTCCAGCAGGCGTTCGGCACCTCGCTGAGCCGCTACACCGACACCACGCAGCACCGCGACTTCTTCGCCAACGACTCCGCGCCCAAGCTGCCGGCCGCCGTCGCCGCCGCCGTGCAGGGCGTCGTCGGCTTGGACAACCACGCCGTCAAGCACACCAACAACACCAATGGCCGCAAGCCGCACGCGCCGTCCGGCTACAACCCGACGCAGCTGCGCGGGGCGTACGACACCGGCTCGCTCGGCACCGGCTCCGGCCAGTCGGTCGCGCTGTGGGAGTTCGACGGCTACCAGGCGTCGAACATCGCCCAGTACAGCAAGCAGTTCAGCCTGAACTCGTCGGCGCCGAAGACGGTGTCGGTGGACGGCGCCAGCTACGACTCGCAGCCGGGCGAGGGCCAGGGCGAGGTCGAGCTGGACATCGAGATCGTCAACGCGATGGCCCCGGCCGCGTCGACCTACGTGTACGAGGCGCCCAACAGCGACCAGGGCGAGGTCGACATGGCCAGCCAGATCGCCAGCGACAACAAGGTCTCGGTGGTGTCGATCTCGTGGGGCTCGTGCGAGCCGGACACCACCGACGCGGCCATCACCGGCACCAGCAACGGCATCAAGCAGGCCACCGCCGAGGGCATCAGCTTCTTCGCCGCCTCCGGTGACGACGGCTCCAAGGACTGCACCCGCAGCCAGACCGGCAGCGGCGTTGACGCCGTCGACTACCCGGCCTCCGACCCGAACGTGACCGGCGTCGGCGGCACGCACCTGACCGTCAGCGGCAGCAGCTACGGCTCCGAGTCGGCGTGGAACGGTTCCGGCGGCGGCACCTCGACCAAGTTCGACGCCCCGAGCTGGCAGACCGGCGTCAACGGCAAGCGCACCGTGCCGGACGTGTCGTCGGACGCCGACCCGAACAGCGGCTACGCCATCTACTCCGGCGGCAGCTGGCAGGTCTACGGGGGCACCAGCTGCGCCGCCCCGATGTGGGCCGGCTTCGCCGCGCTGTACGGCACCAAGCTCGGCGCGGCCAACCAGGCGCTGTACGGCCTGAAGGGCACCGGCTTCCACGACGTGACGTCCGGCAGCAACGGCACCTTCAAGGCCGGCCAGGGCTACGACCAGGTCACCGGCTGGGGCTCCTACGACGGCGCCAAGCTCGCCGCCGCCCTCAAGGGCTGACCGCTTTAACGCTTGGAAGGGGGCCTTCCTCCACTCGGAGTGGAGGAAGGCCCCCTTCCAAGCTTCACCGGCTTGACGGGGCTTCGGCCCTGGTGGTGGCGGCCCGCCAGAGGAGGAAGCCGGAGACGGCGCCGCCGCCGAGCACGGCGACGGCGCCGAACAGCTGACTCACTGACAACGCCGAAGCGAAGGCGTTCTCCACCGCGCCGGCCAACTCCGGATGTGTCTGCACGGCGGCCAACGCTGACGGCAGCGAACGGGCGGCGTCGGGACCGAGCCCGGTGGGCAGCCCGGCCGCGAACCAGCCGGCCAGCGCCGAACCCAGAACGGCGATGCCCATGCCGTCACCGATCTCGGTCAGCATGCCGGAGACGCCCGACGCCGTACCGGCCCGCTCCACGGGAATGGCCCCGAGCAACGCGCCCGCGGCGGCCGGACCGGCCAGCCCGAAACCGGCCCCGAGCAGCACGATGCCCACCAACAACGGCAGGTAGCCGACGCCGGAGGCCAGCGCCACGACCGCCAACCCGACGGAGCCCACGCCCATGCCAAGGGCCAAGGCGCGAGGCGTGCCAAGGCGTTTGATCAGCGGGGCGTTGAACCACGTGCTGACGATCAGCATCGACGCCGGCAGCGGCGCAACGCGCAGCCCGGCCTCCATCGGCCCGTAGTGCATGACGAACTGCAAGTGCTGGGTGAGCAGGAACATCGAGCCGGCGATGCCGAACTGCCCGAGGATCATGCCGCCGACCGCGCCGCTGAACATGCGGTTGCGGAACAGGGCCATGTCCAACATCGGCGACGACGTCCGCAGCTCCCACCACACGAACGCGCCCAGCGCCGCGACGCCGAAGCCGACGGCCCCGAGCACGACGCCGGAAACCCAGCCGTACGCAGGAATGGAGATCACGCCGTAGACGACCGCGACCACGCCGACGGTCGACAGCACCGCGCCCAGCACGTCGACCCGACCGGCGTTGGGATCACGGGATTCCGGCACCGACAGCAGCACGGCCACGAAGGCCAGCACCGCGACCGGCACGTTGACCAGG encodes:
- a CDS encoding L-serine ammonia-lyase, yielding MAISVFDLFSVGIGPSSSHTVGPMRAASMFVSRLRAGGVFDSVARVHVELFGSLGATGHGHGSPKAVMLGLEGSQPELCDPTDADDRVAGIRASSRLVLGGSREIEFVEDTDLVMHRRKQLPLHPNGMSFAAVDADGASLDSAVYYSVGGGFIVDETATGTDRIKQDSTPLPHPFLSGDELLARTRESGLSISDVMLSNEQSWRSEAEVRSGLLHIWHVMQECVERGCTVEGTLPGGLKVRRRAADLRRTLAAEHFATDPLRVMDWVTLFALAVNEENAAGGRVVTAPTNGAAGIVPAVLHYYSRFVPGASDDGVVRFLLTAGAIGVLFKENASISGAEVGCQGEVGSACSMAAAGLAEVLGGTPEQVENAAEIAMEHNLGLTCDPIGGLVQIPCIERNALASIKAITAARMALRGDGAHFVSLDKVIKTMRDTGRDMKDKYKETARGGLAVNVIEC
- a CDS encoding glycoside hydrolase 5 family protein, with product MRFGANYTPSKHWWHTWLDFEPDSIRRDLDQLAGLGLDHVRIFPIWSVFQPNRGVVREKAVEQLLDMVRLAADAGLDVTVDGIQGHLSSFDFYPSWTQTWHHRNVFTDPDVLEGQALLLRTLATALRPEPNFLGMTLGNEMNNLVAHNPCTPAEVDFWLDQLLATVDEADPDHPHCHSAFDDAWYVDDHPFTPLASATKGAMTTVHPWVFTLNAARRYGPQSTEIHHLAEYGTELARAYGTPDRVIWVQEVGAPAPHIPVEHAVEYAEQTIGNVATCKNVWGLTWWCSHDVNRRFIDYPELEYGLGLFDADGNAKPLAKAVANAVHAELPKPVERTTALFFDGKRSSSGPGGAFFEAWMRHAKEGRRLAVVMETTPEYLSARGITEVLTV
- a CDS encoding GlxA family transcriptional regulator, encoding MHTVAVLALPDVIPFDLATPIEAFRRTPGYRVLVCAPSPEISAGLFTLTAPHGLEALATADTIVLPGCTEFDVPSSVVDALVAAASRGARLASICTGAFILAATGLLDGLRATTHWAAAAELAARYPLIDVDPDVLYVDNGQFLTSAGAAAGLDLCLHIIRRDHGSAVAADAARIAVMPLEREGGQAQFIVHDLPPVPRGAELEKLLVWLEENSVRELTLDEIAAQAGMSTRTLNRRFREQTGTSPLRWLHRARVRRAQHLLEATDEPVERIAVRCGFGSPTAFREHFKRIVGTSPQSYRAAFTPTST
- the ald gene encoding alanine dehydrogenase, whose product is MRIAVPREIKNHEYRVALTPAGAHELVTRGHDVFVQAGAGAGSSIPDEDYLAAGAKVLATADDVWAEGELVLKVKEPIAAEYPKLRAGQTLFTYLHLAADRPLTDALIASGNTAIAYETVQTANGALPLLAPMSEVAGRLSAQVGAYSLMRPSGGRGVLPGGVPGVRPARVVVLGGGVAGVNAATIAAGMGSDVEILDTNVDRLRQIDHEFHGRIRTVTSNRYALEQAVLEADLVIGAVLVAGAKAPKLVSNELVSRMKPGSVLVDISIDQGGCFEDSRPTTHDDPTYTVHNSVFYCVANMPGAVPNTSTYALTNVTLPYAVALADKGWEQALRDDKALALGLNVHDGKLVNEPVAVAHGLSHTPLSDVVTI
- a CDS encoding S53 family peptidase, which produces MSRRLRALALAAAPLPLLAAAAMAGTAAAQTAPLVSVPGNVSPALAHSQRDGAVDAASKMSVSVALKLRNSSELDKFIADVSNPRSPQHGKFLTPQQFNDRFAPTQSTVDSVADFLRGQGLTVSKVSANRQIVTADGTAAQLQQAFGTSLSRYTDTTQHRDFFANDSAPKLPAAVAAAVQGVVGLDNHAVKHTNNTNGRKPHAPSGYNPTQLRGAYDTGSLGTGSGQSVALWEFDGYQASNIAQYSKQFSLNSSAPKTVSVDGASYDSQPGEGQGEVELDIEIVNAMAPAASTYVYEAPNSDQGEVDMASQIASDNKVSVVSISWGSCEPDTTDAAITGTSNGIKQATAEGISFFAASGDDGSKDCTRSQTGSGVDAVDYPASDPNVTGVGGTHLTVSGSSYGSESAWNGSGGGTSTKFDAPSWQTGVNGKRTVPDVSSDADPNSGYAIYSGGSWQVYGGTSCAAPMWAGFAALYGTKLGAANQALYGLKGTGFHDVTSGSNGTFKAGQGYDQVTGWGSYDGAKLAAALKG
- a CDS encoding MFS transporter; amino-acid sequence: MADGRHPQRWLIMGVLCLALLVVVLDNTILNVAVPTLATKLSASTSDIQWMINAYVLTLAGLLVAAGSLADRFGRKRSVLFGIAVFGLGSLAAAYSTSSGMLIGARAFMGVGAACMMPGTLAVVMQVFDEDERPRAIGIWTAVLSVGVAIGPVIGGFLLQHFWWGSVFLVNVPVAVLAFVAVLLSVPESRDPNAGRVDVLGAVLSTVGVVAVVYGVISIPAYGWVSGVVLGAVGFGVAALGAFVWWELRTSSPMLDMALFRNRMFSGAVGGMILGQFGIAGSMFLLTQHLQFVMHYGPMEAGLRVAPLPASMLIVSTWFNAPLIKRLGTPRALALGMGVGSVGLAVVALASGVGYLPLLVGIVLLGAGFGLAGPAAAGALLGAIPVERAGTASGVSGMLTEIGDGMGIAVLGSALAGWFAAGLPTGLGPDAARSLPSALAAVQTHPELAGAVENAFASALSVSQLFGAVAVLGGGAVSGFLLWRAATTRAEAPSSR